DNA from Fibrobacter sp. UWB15:
ATTAATTCCAACTTATCAACATTTTAAAAACACTCGTAAGTCTAAGGACGGCAACCATTTCAATCTATCAACAACTTTTTTAGTAAAAAGATTTTTACATAATAAAAATTTACAATAGGAGGTCCTTGTAAATTTATCCACACTTTGAGGAACGCCATAGGAACACTATTAGAAATGTCTATCTATTTTTTACTTTGAATCCTTAATTATTTAGCTATCTTGTGTTTCCGAGTGTTTCGGGAGCCCTGAGGATCCTATGAAGAGAAAGTTTTTCAAGTTTTTGCTGTCCGCAGCCACAGTCGCCTTCATTTGCAGCTGTGGCGAAGACATGTTGGTTGGCACCAACGGTAAATCCACCCCCATTGTTACTCAAATTTCCTACCTGTACAATGACGGCGGTACCAGCTATCTTATTGATGTTAATGGTTTTGTGACATCCGAAAGCGGCGACACCGTGGGCGTTGCCGATATTCAGGGCGGCCTGATCGTCGCTATCGACGGATCCGTCATCGCAGATAACGTTGACTTCAACTCACTCGATATTATCGAACCCACTTACATCACGTCTCCGGCATGGGTTCTTTCTGCCGACAAGAATTACGTGATCTACCCGGGTACCGGTTACGTTACTGACGGCGCCGGGACAATTGTCGGCACCATGATTTTCGACACGGATCCTGCCACCGGCGCCATGCTTACTACCGGAACCATCTACGACGTGACAGGAGCTCCCCTGTTCGAAGACGTGGACGTCAACGAGCTCCCAATCCACGAACCCAACGTTTTCGTGCCTCCTGCACCGACTCCGACACCGACAATCAGTTCCTCTAGCGCCGACGACCCGTTCGTCAACCCGCCGGAACCGATTCCCGATCCGGTACTTTCCTCCGATTCCCAGGAACCGGAACTCTCTTCCAACTCCGTGGAACCGAACTCTTCGGCTACGGTGAAATCGTCTAGCTCTTCTGCAAAGTCCTCCAGTTCTGCAAAATCCTCGAGCAGCGTGCAGTCCAGTTCTTCTACCCCCAAGAGCAGCAGTTCTTCGAATGGCACCGACAACAGCAAGTGCCCGACTATCAAGACCAAGGGCGGCAGAAGCGGTTCCGGCTGGGCAACCCGCTATTGGGACTGCTGTAAGCCTCACTGCTCTTGGCAGCAACACGCTGGCGGAAACCTTTCCAAACAGTGCACGAACAAGGGCAGAACCAACGATACCAACTGGGGTAACGGCAGCGTTTGCGACGGCGGTGGTTCTGCAATGACATGCATTAGCCAGATTCCGTTTACGATTGATGGCTGTTCCGACATGGCCTTCGCCTTTGCAGCCGTGCCGGCCTCTGACGGCGGCTCCTGCGGCAAGTGCTACCAGCTCACCTTTACCGGCAAGGGCAAGTACAAGACTGACGTCAATACCAAGGCACTCAACGGCAAGAAGCTTATTGTCATGACGACAAACGTCGGTACCGACGTGCAACAAGGACAGTTCGACATCATGATTCCGGGTGGCGGCGTGGGTATCTTCAACGGCTGCGCCAGCATGGGCTGGGGTAGCCAGGGCGCCCAATACGGAGGCCTTCTCGCCGACTGCGAAGGCGAAAGCAAGGACCTCCCGAATAAAGTCGTGACCTGCCTGAAAAACAAGTGCAACAGCGTATTCAGTAACGACAGCGAAGCCAAGCAAGGCTGCCTGTTCCTTGCCGAATGGATGCACGCAGCCGGCAACCCGATGCACAATTACACCGAAGTCGAATGCCCCGACGTGTTGAAGCAGAAGTATTAATCTGATTCAAAATTTCAATCCCGGCTAAAAGCCGGGATTTTTCGTTTCAATAAAAATGTGATGAATTTCTCGCAAGCGCTTGTCTTCCAAAAATTTACGTGCTTTTCACACCCGTTTAGATTATCTTATAGCGTGGATGGAATTGGAGGACTTTCAAAAGGAAGTCTCGTTTTACTGTTATGAGGAGATTTATGAAAAATCGATTTCTTAAGTCTATACTGGTCTTGAGCACCGTATTGGCATTGGTCAACTGCTCCGAAGAAAGCACGGATGCAATCAACAACGGAAATGACACCGCCCAAGTCAGCCCGAGCGATGCCGCATGGCTTATGAACATCGGCCAGGATATCTTGATTTATCCGACAGGCTCCGTAACTGACGTAGGCGGCAACGTTATAGGATCAGTCGTCTTTATAGAAGGGACGCTTTTAGGGACAATCTATGCCGCAGACGGCACGGTTCTTCTTGAAAATGTAGACGTCTCTCCCTACCCCATTACCACTCTCGAACAGCTGGCAGCAGGCATCATTCCGGGCTCTTCGGAAACCTTGCTCCCGCCAATGCCGGAATCTTCGGCCGGAGTCTTGCCGGGCATCTCTTCTGACAGTAATATTCCGGAGCCCACCTCCAGCGAAATACAAGGCGTAAGCTCTTCTTCTGAAAAGGCAAACAACAAATCCTCTAGCAGCAAGGCAAAGTCCTCCAGTTCCGCAAAATCCTCTTCCAGCACCAAAAGCAGCTCTTCCAATCAACCGGCCGGATGCCCAAACATCCAGGTCAAAGGTGGCGCAAGCGGTAGTGGCTGGGCAACCCGTTACTGGGATTGCTGCAAGCCTAGTTGCTCCTGGACAGAAAACTCTGGCGGAAACCCCTCAAGACAGTGCACCAACAAGGGTAAAACCAACGACACCGACTGGAACAACGGCAGCGTTTGCGATGGCCGCGGTTCTGCCATGACTTGCACAAGCCAGATCCCGTTCACGGTTGACGGTTGCGACGAAATGGCATTCGCTTTCGCGGCTGTACCGGCAGCGAACGGAGGGTCGTGCGGCAAGTGCTTCCAGCTCACCTTCACCGGTGAAGGGCACTACAATTCGACAAACGACAACACCAGAAAAATGAAAGGCAAAAAACTCATCATTATGGCAACCAACATCGGTGGCGATGTACAACAGGGACAGTTCGATATCATGATCCCCGGTGGCGGCGTCGGCATGTTCAACGGGTGCGCCAGTATGGGCTGGGGCAGCCAGGGCGAACAGTACGGCGGACTCCTCTCCGACTGCGAAAAGGAAACCGGCTACAGCGCCGGCAAATATGCAAGTTGCCTCACCGAAAAGTGCAACAAGTCCTTTGCGAACGACGAAGAAGCCAAGAAGGGCTGCCTGTTCCTTGCAACCTGGATGAAAGCCGCAGGCAACCCCGAACACAACTATGTCGAAGTGGAATGCCCCGACGTACTGAAACAGAGATACTAATCTGATTCAAAATTTCAAGAATCACAATCCCGGCTTCCCAGTCGGGATTTTTCGTTTCAAAAAAAATGTGACAAACATCTCGCAAGTGATTACCTTCTAAAAATTTACGTGCATTTTTGCACCAATTAATCTATCTTTATGCGCGGATGGAATTGGAAGGACTTTCGGAATGAAAGTCTAATTGTATTTGTTTGAGGATGCATATGAAAAACCGATTCCTGAAATCCGTGCTAGTCCTGAGCACAGTTCTCGCACTTGTCAACTGCTCCGAAGAAGCTGCGGATGCAATCAACAACCTTGATCCCCAAGCTACCCAGCCCACGGGCGACAATCCCAACTTGCTCCCGGCAGATGAACCTTGTTGGCTTTTGAAGGCCGACCAATCGTATCTTATTTATTCTGCAGGCATTGTCACCGACCTTAGCGGCAACGTAGTGGGTACAATCACCTTTATCGACGGAACTCTTGCAGGTTCTATCGTCGCTATCGACGGCTCCATGATTCTGGAAAATGTCGATGCGGGTGCCCTCCCTATCGTAACCCGCGCTACTGCAGCAACGACGGCATCACCCACTTCATCTGCAGAAGCCACAATTCCTACTATACCCACGCTGTCTAGCGCAACGGATCCCATGCCGACGCTTTCTTCTGGCAACGAACCCACCACTCCTGTGGCAAGCAGCTCTTCTGAAACGACCGTCACAAATTCTTCTGACGATAAGCAGCAGACACCGACCTCTTCTTCGAATCAGCAACAGCCGAATTCGTCTGCCGCCACCTCCAGCAACCAGTGCGACGGAAAATGCCAGGACAGCGCTTCGGGCAAGTGCGTCGATCCCCACACCACTCTTAAGGGTTCCCACGACGAACAATACGCCTACGATGAATCCTGCAAGATAAACTGCTATTACGATCCGACCAATCAAAATTGCCAAAACATCGGTGGCGGCGCAGCGCAGACAAGCAGCGCTTCTCAGCCGAATTCCAGCTCCAGCGTGAAGTCTTCGAGCAGCCAACAACAGCCGAAGTCTTCGAGTAGCCAGCAGCAACCGAAATCTTCGAGCTCTGTCAAGTCCTCTAGCTCCGTCGCCAAGTCGAGCAATTCACAGAGC
Protein-coding regions in this window:
- a CDS encoding glycosyl hydrolase family 5: MKNRFLKSILVLSTVLALVNCSEESTDAINNGNDTAQVSPSDAAWLMNIGQDILIYPTGSVTDVGGNVIGSVVFIEGTLLGTIYAADGTVLLENVDVSPYPITTLEQLAAGIIPGSSETLLPPMPESSAGVLPGISSDSNIPEPTSSEIQGVSSSSEKANNKSSSSKAKSSSSAKSSSSTKSSSSNQPAGCPNIQVKGGASGSGWATRYWDCCKPSCSWTENSGGNPSRQCTNKGKTNDTDWNNGSVCDGRGSAMTCTSQIPFTVDGCDEMAFAFAAVPAANGGSCGKCFQLTFTGEGHYNSTNDNTRKMKGKKLIIMATNIGGDVQQGQFDIMIPGGGVGMFNGCASMGWGSQGEQYGGLLSDCEKETGYSAGKYASCLTEKCNKSFANDEEAKKGCLFLATWMKAAGNPEHNYVEVECPDVLKQRY